A DNA window from Aspergillus nidulans FGSC A4 chromosome I contains the following coding sequences:
- a CDS encoding uncharacterized protein (transcript_id=CADANIAT00006661), which produces MAATQLPARSAGHKLSTAEEIKEYEKILKISEDIFSGTHPRLKVPQQFVRKGVSRNPPAPTTPQNKADKKEVSPSKAASHHIASTVKPVGSPRTNFTNGPSNTTASRILPNPASEIDPIFLEKSEDLVRAELQLQRQRVEREIREQVELKRQESKQKVSIQDATPDFDVSEVLTRAHEIVKPSPAPETAAPSDSIDENSFYSSRAPDSPQHGDHKSSSASSSVPGELGTGAIGRRYSDELHRLEALNRPDSDQSMQDTYSIAEPRPSSQRQPHYSETYRTHMRQPAEPSDEPEYSPPAPGVAPMERVETYEPPRAVPNGPKRQVVDPRDRYDRRSISPADGVRVVRNHITSPAAPQPSRVSPLAIAKVPSVNQHHESRSEYEPERRGSPEVPAQLPVPRKRRRLHDDRPVYKTQGGGSVKPFIKEEPVSPPPFADTPPLYRPRAQEGPVYIDVPSPRYTPVVDRREPALRTSGYGMEPYDEALGDQVIPRTASRLAAQRPMRDDQDLRRVASLHQARKPEWGREYAEPQGPHPARNGPYTIVERLPQQDGARYYDELAPRRYASPLPPQYPESYYNDYVVQSPPRRIVIDEHGNQYYETIPAPKMSAMPPPATRIPRADLYEAPPPMRQASVRAASVVEDPYSGRRFVQELPQGYRRVTDYARPPPTDRRPYAAPFEVREPYPRSSSVQVHDYAARPSHYAEEAELPRERVVRIPSVRPPTTRYQEPREVIQRVESVHPGGRDTSVYVDDEMRRPREYIERPVQYVAARPMARENRYYENGEPERVVLDGPRDVIHRVPQRY; this is translated from the coding sequence ATGGCAGCAACCCAGCTTCCGGCGAGGAGCGCTGGACACAAACTTTCAACagcggaggagatcaaggagTATGAGAAGATTCTAAAGATAAGCGAGGATATCTTTTCTGGGACTCACCCTAGGTTGAAGGTTCCGCAGCAATTTGTCCGCAAAGGCGTGTCTCGCAACCCGCCTGCGCCAACAACGCCTCAAAATAAGGCGGACAAGAAGGAGGTTTCGCCTTCCAAGGCTGCGTCTCACCATATTGCGTCTACAGTGAAGCCTGTCGGCTCCCCGAGAACAAATTTCACAAATGGCCCCTCGAATACAACGGCCTCCCGTATCCTTCCCAATCCTGCCTCGGAAATTGATCCGATCTTCCTGGAAAAGTCAGAAGACTTAGTGAGGGCAGAGCTGCAACTGCAGAGACAAAGAGTTGAAAGGGAGATACGGGAACAAGTTGAGCTGAAGAGACAGGAGTCAAAACAGAAAGTATCCATACAGGACGCGACCCCTGATTTTGACGTCTCTGAAGTTCTCACACGGGCGCATGAAATAGTCAAACCCTCCCCAGCACCTGAGACTGCAGCGCCTAGTGACTCTATTGACGAGAACTCCTTCTACTCTAGCAGGGCCCCAGACTCCCCGCAGCACGGTGACCATAAgtcgtcttcggcgtcaTCGTCTGTACCTGGGGAGCTTGGCACTGGGGCCATCGGAAGAAGATACTCAGATGAGTTGCATCGGCTTGAAGCCCTCAACCGTCCCGACTCGGATCAGTCAATGCAAGATACTTACTCCATTGCAGAGCCCCGACCTTCGTCTCAAAGGCAGCCGCACTACTCGGAAACGTACAGGACACACATGCGCCAACCGGCTGAGCCGTCGGATGAACCTGAATActcccctccagctcctggagTGGCGCCAATGGAAAGGGTAGAGACTTACGAACCCCCAAGAGCCGTTCCGAACGGCCCTAAACGCCAGGTAGTTGATCCACGAGACCGGTACGATAGACGGTCGATCTCTCCGGCAGATGGAGTACGAGTTGTACGGAATCATATCACATCCCCCGCAGCTCCCCAGCCGTCTAGGGTCTCCCCTCTCGCCATTGCCAAGGTTCCATCTGTTAACCAGCATCATGAATCGCGCTCAGAGTATGAGCCAGAGCGCCGGGGCAGCCCTGAGGTGCCCGCTCAACTTCCAGTCCCTAGAAAGCGTAGGCGATTACATGATGACAGGCCGGTGTATAAAACTCAAGGTGGTGGTTCGGTTAAACCCTTCATCAAAGAGGAGCCTGTTTCCCCTCCTCCTTTTGCAGATACGCCACCTCTTTACCGACCACGTGCTCAGGAAGGGCCTGTTTACATTGATGTCCCTTCACCCCGCTATACGCCAGTGGTTGACCGACGGGAGCCGGCGTTAAGAACTTCAGGATATGGAATGGAACCTTACGATGAGGCTCTTGGCGATCAGGTGATACCCCGTACAGCTTCACGGCTGGCTGCTCAGCGGCCAATGCGGGATGACCAGGACCTGAGAAGAGTGGCGAGTTTGCACCAGGCGCGAAAGCCTGAATGGGGGCGCGAATATGCTGAGCCACAGGGCCCTCACCCTGCTCGGAACGGGCCGTATACGATTGTTGAGCGCCTACCGCAACAGGACGGCGCACGATATTATGATGAGCTTGCGCCAAGGCGTTATGCATCACCTCTTCCGCCACAGTATCCCGAATCTTACTATAACGATTACGTTGTGCAGTCACCTCCGCGACGAATCGTTATAGACGAGCATGGTAATCAGTATTACGAAACTATCCCCGCACCGAAAATGTCGGCGATGCCACCGCCGGCTACTCGGATTCCGAGGGCCGATTTATACGAGGCCCCTCCGCCGATGCGCCAGGCTAGCGTCCGGGCCGCATCGGTTGTTGAAGACCCTTACAGTGGTCGAAGATTCGTGCAGGAACTGCCCCAGGGTTACCGTCGGGTGACAGACTATGCTCGACCGCCACCGACTGACCGACGCCCTTACGCGGCGCCCTTTGAGGTGCGGGAGCCGTACCCGCGTAGTAGCAGCGTGCAGGTTCACGACTATGCAGCCCGGCCGAGTCATTACGCGGAAGAAGCCGAACTTCCCCGAGAAAGAGTAGTACGAATCCCAAGTGTCCGACCGCCGACAACCAGATACCAGGAGCCCCGCGAAGTGATACAGCGCGTGGAAAGTGTCCATCCCGGTGGTCGCGACACGAGCGTATACGTTGACGACGAGATGCGACGGCCAAGGGAGTACATTGAGCGACCGGTTCAATACGTAGCCGCACGGCCTATGGCCCGTGAGAACCGGTATTACGAGAACGGCGAGCCCGAGCGAGTGGTGCTCGACGGGCCGAGGGATGTAATCCACCGAGTTCCTCAGCGGTACTGA
- a CDS encoding putative pyrimidine 5'-nucleotidase (transcript_id=CADANIAT00006662): MTDTRPVFFFDIDNCKSGVNPLTPSRADRFFVHHLSLNSEDAHMLHMKYYKEYGLAIEGLTRHHKIDPLEFNRLVDDALPLDNILKPDPKLRQLLEDIDRDKVKLWLLTNAYVNHGKRVVKLLQVDDLFEGITYCDYANPPLICKPSQLMYDKAEKDAGATDKSQCYFVDDSGLNCKAAAARGWQVAHLVEPGLPVPETPASQFQIRSLEELRTCFPQLFKKS; the protein is encoded by the exons ATGACGGACACTCGTccagtcttcttctttgatataGACAATTGT AAGTCTGGAGTCAACCCTCTAACACCTTCTCGCGCAGATAGATTCTTCGTGCACCATCTCTCCCTCAACTCTGAAGACGCCCACATGCTTCATATGAAATACTACAAAGAGTACGGTCTCGCCATAGAGGGCCTTACGCGCCACCACAAGATTGACCCGCTCGAATTCAACCGCCTTGTCGATGACGCCCTCCCACTAGACAACATCCTCAAGCCGGACCCGAAGCTGCGCCAGCTCCTAGAAGATATCGACCGGGACAAAGTAAAGCTTTGGCTTCTGACAAACGCATACGTGAACCACGGCAAGCGGGttgtgaagctgcttcaGGTAGACGATCTGTTCGAGGGCATCACATACTGCGACTACGCGAATCCGCCGCTTATTTGTAAGCCGTCCCAGTTGATGTATGATAAGGCGGAGAAGGACGCCGGCGCTACGGATAAGAGTCAGTGTTATTTTGTTG ATGACTCCGGCCTGAATTGCAAGGCTGCCGCGGCTCGCGGGTGGCAGGTGGCGCACCTTGTAGAGCCGGGACTTCCTGTCCCTGAGACTCCGGCTTCGCAGTTCCAGATTCGAAGCTTGGAGGAGCTGCGGACATGCTTTCCTCAGTTATTCAAGAAGTCATAG
- a CDS encoding protein amyE (transcript_id=CADANIAT00006663) has translation MRRLTCLSAFFLASASVAVASPSAEQWAERSIYQVMTDRFARPAGSPGDKPCDPYRYCGGSWTGVIDKLDYIQDLGFTAVQISPVVENIPDNTVYGEAYHGYWPQNMYALNEHFGTADELRKLSKELHKRGMYLMVDVVINDMAQAVNSSLDSGSNINWSRLIPFNDKKYYHPFCRIEDWNNPDESKNCWFSTEVVALPDLKTEDESVVSMIEIWVKGLVGNYSIDGLRVDATKHMDEAYLTSFSEAAGVFTMGEVYTEDTDAVCKYEEVLSGLLNYPMYRPMVQAFTAGNMPGLAENVRAVNSKCKDFTRLATFTENHDTPRFASLINDTTLARNAMAFNILSDGIPVVYQGQEQHMKGPYAPYNREPLWKTSYNTNGSLYKTTSTLNKLRNHAIRLDKHYVSSHSEELYLDGSTYVTRKGSEGSQIVSVFSNQGSQGGPYNLRIPRAYKPGTEVIEVLSCKRVTADNEGQLVAKMDKGEPKAFFPVKKMNGSGLCGFKGRRGRKGAICSSAGKGNGTRKNDTVNEGTVEQTSAGNGASVTIPMVLLSICVGLAGLFL, from the exons ATGCGGCGCCTCACATGTTTAAGTGCTTTCTTTCTAGCCTCAGCTAGTGTGGCTGTCGCGTCCCCTTCAGCCGAGCAATGGGCCGAGAGGTCGATCTAT CAAGTGATGACAGACCGGTTCGCCAGGCCTGCAGGCTCTCCTGGCGACAAGCCGTGCGACCCTTACAGATATTGTGGTGGCTCATGGACCGGGGTTATTGACAAGTTGGACTACATCCAAGACCTCGGATTCACTGCAGTCCAAATATCGCCAGTGGTTGAGAACATCCCAGATAATACCGTATACGGAGAGGCATACCATGGCTACTGGCCCCAGAACATGTACGCTTTGAACGAGCATTTTGGGACCGCAGATGAACTCCGAAAACTGTCCAAAGAGCTTCACAAGCGCGGCATGTATTTGATGGTTGACGTTGTGATCAACGACATGGCGCAAGCTGTGAACAGTTCATTAGACAGTGGCTCAAACATCAACTGGTCACGTCTGATTCCTTTCAATGACAAGAAATACTACCACCCTTTCTGCAGAATCGAAGACTGGAACAACCCCGACGAGTCCAAGAACTGCTGGTTCAGTACGGAAGTAGTTGCCCTTCCGGATCTCAAGACCGAGGACGAAAGTGTCGTCTCCATGATTGAAATCTGGGTAAAGGGACTGGTGGGCAACTACTCAATTGACGGTCTGCGCGTGGACGCTACCAAGCATATGGACGAAGCCTACCTGACCAGTTTCAGCGAAGCGGCTGGCGTGTTCACGATGGGGGAAGTCTACACCGAGGATACAGACGCCGTCTGTAAATATGAGGAGGTTTTATCGGGTCTCCTGAATTACCCCATGTATCGGCCGATGGTCCAGGCTTTCACTGCGGGAAACATGCCCGGTCTTGCTGAAAACGTCCGGGCTGTTAACAGCAAATGCAAGGATTTTACTCGGCTGGCTACGTTTACTGAAAACCATGATACTCCCCGGTTTGCGTCTCTGATCAATGATACGACT TTAGCCAGAAATGCAATGGCTTTCAATATTTTATCCGACGGCATCCCAGTTG TCTACCAAGGCCAGGAACAACATATGAAAGGACCATACGCCCCCTACAACCGCGAACCACTCTGGAAAACGTCTTACAATACAAACGGCTCTCTCTACAAGACAACATCAACACTCAACAAACTTCGCAACCACGCAATTCGCCTCGACAAGCACTACGTATCCAGCCACAGCGAAGAGCTCTACCTGGATGGTTCCACATATGTCACGCGCAAGGGCTCAGAAGGCTCTCAGATTGTCTCTGTTTTCTCGAATCAAGGGTCTCAAGGCGGACCGTATAATCTTAGAATACCTAGGGCGTATAAGCCTGGGACTGAGGTCATCGAGGTACTAAGTTGCAAGAGAGTGACTGCGGATAACGAAGGGCAGCTTGTTGCCAAAATGGACAAGGGGGAACCGAAGGCTTTTTTTCCTGTTAAGAAGATGAATGGATCGGGGCTTTGTGGCTTTAAAGGAAGGAGGGGGAGAAAGGGGGCCATCTGTTCGAGTGCTGGGAAGGGGAAtgggacaaggaagaatgACACCGTCAACGAGGGTACTGTTGAGCAGACGTCTGCTGGGAATGGTGCTTCGGTGACTATTCCTATGGTTCTTCTAAGTATATGCGTCGGACTAGCGGGTTTGTTTCTTTGA
- a CDS encoding protein nudM (transcript_id=CADANIAT00006664) — protein sequence MAELTIGSVIALTDGRQATVRFIGATSFADGEWIGVELTDDTGKNDGSVQGERYFDCEPGFGMFVRPTAVASTPSKSPTKQLTSATPASRPSISGSSRPSVAAPKPRPTTTKPSMGPPTQSTTSRAARTSLSGPGNKTNRQSLQGTAGTTSSGLSKRPTLRPTPTTRTSEEPSPATEGSETLSNDVEGDIEEDLGPQPAHPARTSSSRLLSGQSASPRQSQNMAINRELDELRTKLKVMEKKRVEDREKLKDMEALQADRDKLRGIIHTLQVKYKPHERNLAELEAKLKEAEARVEELEKLIAEHESLMEIASLDREMAVEMADAHKLECETLKLRVEELELEVEVLREENEEFGQTMSPEEKSSHGWLQMEKTNERLREALIRLRDMTQQQEAELKDQIKELQQDLEDYAAIRSKYEATKEKLMKSESNLQEVRERLETVEGNEQLVEEMVEKNADLEQQIAQLKADISDLEVLKEINDELEWNHVETEKQLQEEIEYRETLYNDQVHKISQQDEVIEDLEYTLTRFRELVSNLQADLEDMRASQQITEAEATDLTARSRAMMDLNLKLQSSVAKAQTKTIDIELKRIEAEEDSQHLSIVKLYLPEYYENERNSVLALLRFRRVRSKASLMGSTIEGMISEQASVPPALEDIFNAPDVLEKLLWIDSICGRFGSYIANCSAESFSDIQGAFYELEPVERTLNFWLEGLKKNEINMKKCAVELQRSIALLSHLAETLLPTSLETFADELCMSTTLTQSYIENSVSSMSRLLSLLQSKLPKAEEGDEEASFLFNKMEGFISQARSLKVATVKINRAVDDLRSRSLALSHDACGPFKQAENAAKDLASLSRQMGENIVQLISDDSRAEPISLQEVLTNMSQISALYQSEAAENNDGMSLIFTMLRSLSGTLEELGSISSDLSITSEFEKRPSPWIARAAELKSNKANSPDAEEEIRRLKNEIHEASTALGVKDKTIEEQAIKVELVESRMREASKKAAAVRDLEAKIQEMTTKESALQAVVENQRKDLQNLEAERDEIKAQLDRVKRLSGTAGAAASPGTVVDNAASLAAMQENEALRAEIASLQSAVRFLREENRRQTILDPYSVQRSSELYAWLDAPLTKKPVPPAQREKIQQTASESRDVLSHLLKLTKESSIADLKASRPNSGTASGWRTSKEKLKYQVLQQRENFERWAEWKNEVVGLEREQDRLVAAKQERAARGGRAGGRGHASHPSMGYGMMGRAWQILGMPPDRKANAVQPVEPAIEPTF from the exons ATGGCCGAGCTTACCATCGGCAGTGTTATTGCTCTTACGGATGGTCGGCAGGCCACCGTCCGGTTCATAGGAGCTACGAGCTTCGCCGACGGCGAGTGGATTGGGGTTGAATTGACCGACGACACCGGCAAGAACGATGGCTCCGTCCAAGGTGAACGGTATTTCGACTGCGAACCAGGCTTCGGCATGTTTGTTCGCCCAACCGCCGTCGCCTCC ACGCCTTCCAAATCGCCTACAAAACAGTTGACGTCCGCAACGCCTGCCAGCCGACCTTCTATCAGCGGCTCTTCACGACCCTCTGTAGCCGCACCAAAACCTCGGCCTACTACCACGAAGCCCTCCATGGGCCCTCCTACACAATCTACCACATCTCGAGCGGCTCGTACATCCTTGTCGGGACCAGGAAACAAGACAAATAGACAGAGTTTACAGGGAACTGCGGGAACGACATCCTCAGGCTTGTCCAAGCGGCCGACCCTGCGACCAACACCTACGACAAGAACATCTGAAGAACCAAGCCCTGCAACAGAGGGTTCCGAAACCCTTTCCAATGATGTTGAAGGTGACATTGAGGAGGATCTTGGACCGCAGCCTGCACATCCAGCACGGACTAGCTCCTCGCGTCTATTGTCGGGACAATCTGCATCGCCACGACAGTCTCAGAACATGGCAATAAACAGGGAGCTTGACGAATTGAGGACCAAGCTGAAAGTGATGGAAAAGAAGCGGGTTGAAGACCGAGAGAAGTTAAAGGACATGGAGGCCTTGCAGGCCGATCGTGATAAACTGAGAGGAATCATCCATACACTGCAAGTGAAATACAAGCCGCACGAGCGTAACTTGGCCGAGTTGGAAGCAAAGCTTAAAGAGGCTGAAGCGAGagtggaggagctcgagaaactgATAGCAGAACATGAGTCGCTAATGGAAATTGCGAGTTTGGACCGCGAAATGGCGGTAGAGATGGCTGATGCGCATAAGCTTGAATGTGAGACTCTGAAGCTGAGagtggaggagctcgagctggaagTAGAAGTGCTGAgggaggagaacgaggaatTCGGGCAGACCATGAGCCCAGAGGAGAAATCCAGCCATGGATGGTTGCAGATGGAGAAGACAAACGAACGACTACGTGAAGCACTGATTCGCCTCCGTGATATGACCCAGCAGCAAGAAGCGGAGCTGAAGGATCAGATCAAGGAACTTCAGCAAGATCTCGAAGATTACGCTGCTATCAGGTCGAAATATGAGGCTACCAAAGAGAAACTAATGAAGTCGGAGAGTAACCTGCAAGAGGTCAGAGAACGATTGGAGACGGTTGAGGGTAACGAGCAGttggtggaggaaatggTCGAGAAAAACGCTGATCTAGAGCAACAAATTGCCCAGCTCAAAGCGGATATTTCTGACCTGGAAGTGCTGAAGGAGATTAATGACGAGCTCGAGTGGAATCATGttgagacggagaagcaATTGCAAGAGGAGATCGAGTATCGGGAAACGCTCTATAACGATCAGGTGCACAAGATTTCGCAGCAGGATGAAGTGATTGAAGATCTAGAATACACACTGACGCGTTTTCGAGAGCTTGTTTCTAATCTGCAGGCAGATTTGGAGGATATGCGGGCGTCGCAACAAATAACGGAGGCAGAGGCCACCGACCTTACAGCACGTTCTAGAGCGATGATGGATCTGAACCTCAAACTGCAGTCGTCAGTCGCAAAAGCCCAGACAAAAACGATCGACATCGAGCTCAAACGCATAGAAGCCGAGGAAGACTCTCAACACTTATCGATTGTGAAGCTGTATTTACCGGAATACTATGAGAATGAACGGAATTCTGTCCTCGCACTATTGCGCTTTAGGCGAGTCAGGTCGAAGGCGTCATTAATGGGTAGCACTATCGAGGGAATGATATCTGAGCAAGCGTCTGTCCCTCCTGCTTTGGAGGACATCTTTAACGCGCCTGATGTCTTAGAGAAGCTTCTCTGGATAGACTCTATCTGCGGTCGATTTGGGAGTTACATCGCAAATTGTTCTGCTGAGAGCTTTTCCGATATCCAAGGTGCTTTCTACGAACTGGAACCGGTTGAACGTACGTTGAATTTCTGGCTCGAAGGCCTAAAGAAGAACGAGATAAACATGAAAAAGTGTGCGGTGGAATTACAGAGATCCATTGCTCTACTTTCGCATCTGGCAGAGACACTTCTCCCAACTTCCTTGGAGACATTTGCTGATGAACTCTGTATGAGCACGACATTGACCCAGTCATACATTGAGAATTCAGTGTCCTCAATGTCGCGATTGCTCTCATTACTGCAGTCGAAACTTCCGAAAGCcgaggaaggcgatgaagaagcctCGTTTTTGTTTAACAAGATGGAGGGCTTTATCTCTCAGGCTCGCAGCTTGAAAGTTGCTACAGTGAAGATCAACCGTGCCGTTGATGATTTAAGGTCAAGGTCCCTGGCTCTTTCTCATGATGCGTGTGGTCCTTTCAAGCAAGCAGAGAATGCTGCCAAAGATCTTGCAAGCTTATCGCGACAAATGGGTGAGAATATTGTGCAATTAATTAGCGATGACAGTCGTGCGGAGCCCATTTCCTTGCAAGAGGTTTTGACGAACATGTCTCAAATATCTGCATTGTACCAGTCAGAAGCCGCAGAGAACAACGATGGCATGTCGCTCATTTTCACCATGCTACGCAGCCTGAGCGGCACTCTCGAAGAACTCGGTTCTATTTCGTCTGACTTATCAATTACTTCAGAATTCGAGAAGCGTCCCTCGCCTTGGATTGCACGAGCCGCAGAGCTCAAATCTAACAAAGCAAACTCTCCAGAtgccgaggaagaaatccGCCGGCTTAAAAATGAGATCCACGAGGCGTCTACGGCACTGGGCGTCAAAGACAAAACAATTGAGGAGCAAGCCATTAAGGTAGAGCTCGTCGAATCCCGCATGCGTGAGGCAAGCAAGAAGGCGGCTGCTGTAAGGGACTTGGAAGCAAAGATTCAGGAAATGACAACAAAAGAATCTGCTCTCCAAGCTGTAGTGGAAAACCAGCGCAAAGACTTGCAAAATCTCGAGGCCGAACGGGACGAAATTAAAGCCCAACTCGACAGAGTAAAACGACTTTCGGGAACCGCTGGAGCCGCCGCATCCCCTGGCACCGTCGTTGACAATGCTGCCTCCCTAGCAGCTATGCAAGAAAACGAAGCTCTCCGCGCAGAGATCGCATCCCTCCAGTCCGCTGTCCGCTTCCTCCGCGAGGAAAACCGCCGCCAAACAATCCTGGATCCGTACTCTGTGCAACGCTCCTCAGAACTCTACGCCTGGCTCGATGCACCTCTTACGAAGAAACCTGTCCCTCCAGCCCAGCGCGAAAAGATTCAGCAAACCGCATCGGAAAGCCGTGATGTCCTCTCGCATCTTCTCAAACTTACTAAAGAGTCTAGTATTGCTGACCTCAAGGCCAGCCGCCCTAACTCTGGCACCGCCAGCGGCTGGCGCACGTCTAAGGAAAAGCTCAAATACCAGGTCCTCCAGCAGCGCGAGAACTTTGAACGGTGGGCTGAGTGGAAGAATGAGGTTGTGGGTCTCGAACGCGAACAGGATAGACTTGTCGCTGCGAAGCAGGAGAGGGCTGCGAGGGGTGGACGTGCAGGGGGCCGTGGACATGCTTCGCATCCGTCTATGGGATACGGAATGATGGGACGAGCGTGGCAAATCCTTGGGATGCCACCGGATCGCAAGGCAAATGCTGTTCAGCCTGTTGAGCCTGCTATTGAACCGACCTTTTAG
- a CDS encoding Zn(II)2Cys6 transcription factor (transcript_id=CADANIAT00006665), with translation MVHRGKLSAACGPCRSRRLKCDHKRPSCSQCIRAKRECSGYRDISSRRFFDQTEEVKRKNSPSFSSSSSPSTASALTSSSHSSQLPPRQQISSPSNPCLQHQVSIPLRDQGAAFALSRYLNRSVGNGLPSILNTPSARAATASINAVGLAALSNIHQSPQLMFTARQEYGSALAETNAALSDPRQATSDASLIAVTFLGIFEIMVCDGTSLMGKFVKHMDGCSRIIQLRGSQQLEDPIGVGLFTLSRRNIVLGNFWLKRSTPPWLVQWSHEAFPYRHEGDDMGTDDALFLLMSRVGDLCASLKNGVLIEPAKLVKRALKLDAELAAWAKSFKLTRDYTVVTVPEPVGEITGHGKNISPFRHIYSNHYHIYPDTVISACWNDYRFVHLLLLGVLGWIAGHLSDKEEIDATRRSEYRETVGYSTMLSQQLSDDVCASVPYHFGATETSFQEDWSSSRTGGMIRLLWPLFLAAERDAVTQETRDWIANTLFKIGYGAGIRQALVMSNLLRSGSPLSWLPELARMES, from the exons ATGGTGCATCGCGGCAAGCTCAGTGCTGCCTGCGGTCCGTGCCGAAGTCGTCGACTTAAG TGCGACCACAAAAGACCATCCTGCTCCCAGTGTATCCGGGCTAAGAGAGAATGTTCGGGCTACCGCGACATCTCCTCCAGGAGATTCTTCGACCAGACTgaggaggtgaagaggaagaactcgCCTTCCTtttcgtcgtcttcatctccgtCGACTGCGTCTGCACtcacttcttcctctcaCAGCTCGCAATTGCCTCCACGGCAACAAATATCGAGCCCGTCCAATCCTTGCTTACAGCATCAGGTCTCCATCCCACTCAGAGACCAGGGTGCCGCCTTTGCGCTGTCGCGTTACCTCAACCGGTCGGTAGGAAACGGCCTACCGTCCATCCTGAACACTCCGtctgcaagagcagctaCTGCCAGCATCAATGCCGTGGGACTAGCGGCGCTGTCTAATATCCACCAGTCTCCGCAGCTGATGTTCACTGCACGTCAAGAATATGGTTCGGCTCTGGCGGAGACAAATGCTGCTCTAAGCGACCCAAGGCAGGCCACTTCAGACGCCAGTCTGATAGCAGTGACTTTTTTGGGCATTTTTGAG ATCATGGTTTGTGACGGCACATCTCTGATGGGGAAATTCGTGAAGCATATGGACGGGTGCTCCAGAATCATCCAGCTGCGCGGCTCCCAGCAGCTCGAAGACCCCATCGGGGTGGGCTTGTTTACTCTATCTCGCAGGAACATT GTTCTTGGCAACTTCTGGCTGAAACGATCTACGCCTCCGTGGCTTGTGCAATGGTCCCATGAAGCCTTTCCTTACCGTCATGAAGGCGACGACATGGGAACGGACGATGCTCTTTTCCTGCTGATGTCACGGGTCGGTGATCTATGTGCTAGCTTGAAGAACGGTGTGCTTATAGAGCCGGCCAAGTTAGTGAAGAGGGCTTTAAAACTcgatgctgagcttgctgccTGGGCAAAGTCCTTTAAGCTTACCCGCGACTACACCGTAGTCACCGTCCCGGAGCCTGTGGGTGAGATCACTGGCCATGGCAAGAATATTTCACCCTTTCGACACATCTACAGCAATCATTACCATATATATCCAGATACAGTAATCTCAGCGTGCTGGAACGATTACCGGTTCGTACACCTTCTTCTTTTAGGAGTTCTGGGCTGGATTGCTGGTCACCTTTCAGACAAAGAAGAGATCGATGCCACTCGCAGAAGCGAGTACCGAGAAACAGTTGGATACAGTACGATGCTCTCTCAGCAACTGAGCGACGATGTGTGCGCTAGCGTGCCCTATCATTTCGGGGCTACCGAGACATCCTTTCAAGAAGATTGGAGTAGTAGCCGGACTGGAGGCATGATTCGGTTATTATGGCCGCTTTTCCTTGCAGCTGAGCGAGATGCGGTGACACAGGAGACAAGAGACTGGATCGCGAATACGCTCTTCAAGATCGGGTATGGGGCTGGGATTCGCCAGGCGCTTGTCATGTCGAACCTCTTGCGCTCGGGGAGTCCTTTATCCTGGCTTCCTGAGCTTGCACGAATGGAGTCATAG